tctgagaactgccaccgtgcacagtaatacaaaattcaaacataagatcgtgatactttatccgttgcaacgtatcaaatttattgtatgcattaaagaataattgtggaaaatgatatcttattcctgagaaacgttttcggataggatcataaataattcgaacattcggattcgaaacgtaacgcaaatgcgagagtttttctacgccagttggggtaacgctatgcagattagaaacttttaatttcctttattctgttttattttaattcaaaagtacttaagaatgaatctgaaacatcgattaattaacaatgtttaattttaaatgcatcaaacattaagaaaataaatagaaccgtttcaaataatcagccgaaaaatcttaagcctagtcTCATgactgttgagaaaaaaaaaatgaagccgtactcatttggcggtggggaaaatgaaaagattttttttggcgggaaagttagtttttaattaataattaaaattctaattaaagattaaaaaaaagggctatcctatcttttaagttagatcaaactgcacacggtgtgcaaatttgattaaaatcggttaagtagtttaggagtccatcgcggacaaacaacgtgacacgccatttatatatattaagattatttctttcaaaattttaaaaaagatggaATGAATGAATTCtgtcaattttatatatactCTCTGTTTTCAAATACGGAAAATCTCCACGCTCATGCCCATGCGCCAGGAGGggtttatttttcctaaataggGATGAGCTGAAAGAAAGGAGGACAGATACTGGCATCTCTTTAACAGTGTAGCAAATTTTGATTAGTAATAGAATTATAAAGAGTCTCGGATAAGTTGCAAAAATGAACTAAGAATAAATACACGTTTCGCAATGAAACAATGCCGATCAAAAGGGCAAACGAAAACGCATCCGACAGAACAAAGGGAAGGCATAACGAAGACGCATGAAAACGCGCTTTAACTATTCATTCATGAAAATGTGATAGTTTCGGGTTTTTGAGACTACCAATacataaaatcataaaagaaaaatatatatatatattattttcaaaaatatgtatttgtataatatatcaaaccatacattttaatttaatgtgtttagtattttaatttttgaagttttacttaATATAGAAAGCTTTTTAAAGAtactcagaattaaaaaaaaatggaagaaagcaTTCACAGCAGTATTTGTACGATACTTTAAAAATCCTATCATTTGATAAACAATTTGCACTGTTTaccaatattcagaaaaataaagtatatacaaacaaaaataaaaaaaagtatataatgaaATGACAAGCAATACATCTGATGCATCCTCATTCAATAAAAAGTTCACCaagatttgcaaaaataaatcaatttattcacCATTCATAAGTCATGGACTATAACACtgggcaatattttaaaataactttggaTATTATCGGCACTCAATTCACATTTTCTCCATCGATTGGATGCACGAAGAAGAAACGAGCTGGATCACACAAGTCTTAAAAAACTGTGATCCACCCCTCCACCTCAATGAATGCAACGAGTCCCGCACGTAGTATAGAGAAGAGAATGAGCATGCGCTCTGGGCGCGTTTCTCCGACCGAATGAAACTAAACTATAACTACCATTTTAGTAAAAAgaccacaaaccaaatttcatttcactgAATCGGTGCTTTTGCGAGTGATGGCATCTACATACATGGAAATGTGAAGACTGACGGGCGTTCCATCCCTAGAGGAATTTCGCCACAAATTGAAATGTATCTACCCTTTCAACAACCATCGAGCTCTTTATATCTTGTAGCTATTCATTTTTCTGGAAAcggattttgtacaaaatttgatagaaatctacaaatcggGTGGAAGACCGCGTGCAAAATGtcatccatctaactcaaagcgtgTTTGAGACAACAGGTTGCAAAAATAGTCTCGGGAAATTCATAAAAGAGGTTTTTGTGACGAATGAAGATTATCAAAgtctcgaaataaaattttttgacgactacagTACTTCTTTGTACAGAAAGTGTATAACGTAGAATATAAGGTAAGTAAAGAACAAAATGGTTTCGCAATCTGTCAACAGAAGCTGAAGCCATCATAAATGAGGCGTGTGTACAGAATGGAAAGAACTTACGGGCGCTGTCTATCCTACACAAAAGAAAATTCCAGTCCCTCGAAAGTTGAACGGCACATCTTGCCGCTAGGCGAATGCACAGAAACGCCGATGATCTCTGTTCCGTTTCGTACTTTTTACTTTACGAaccagaaatatattaaaactcgAGGTTTTGAGTAgtcataaaatggatgaaacttcTCTTCTTCCACATTAACACAAAAGTTTTTTATAGTtcaaatatatattctctttgtttaacttcccaaattttcactcagaaatatatatttatggcgTAAATCATGCTTATTAATATCATCAAAGTAAGAAACTCTACTCAAAAGCCATTCTTAAAATACCataacattattccatttttattacagttgCCATTCggaacttacaaaatattaaaaaacaaagataataatcaaGTAGAGCATCAACGTGACATCCTCCCACCtaagttaatttttatcttaaaatttaacttacaaCAAATTATAGTAACtattacaataacaaaattatataaagagtTCACAAGTCCAGTTTATGAGGCATTTTAATGATACGACCACTTCTCGTTTTCCTTTCCTCCTCCGAAGGTTCAATATTGCAGTCCACTGAATGACTAACTATTGGTTGCTCACTTAATTTTGCACTTGGCAATTTCTCTTGAATTAGAACTGACTCTGTTGCTGACACTTCAAAAGGGTATAGGCGTTGTACCGGTCGAAGCAATTCCCCTCTTGAAGTTTTCAGTTTTACAAGTCTTGTAATACCATCTTTTCCTGGCATTACCTCTATTATTTTGTCAAGTGGACAACTGATGCGTTTCGTATTGTCATTTCCAATTAATACAACATCACCCACTGCTACGGCAGAAGTTATTTTCAGTAGTTGCTTCAAAGACCAGAAACGTTCTGGTCTTTGAAGCAGAGCTCCCAAATATTCCGACCGAAATCTGTTTCTTAAGGCTTTCTGTAAATTTTGCCGATACTTGACACGTTGATTAAGACTCTGGTGATCAGCTTTATCACAATCAGGAACACCACTCACTTTGATATCCTGCAGGAACATTGACGGAGTCAATGGAACCAACTCTGCATCATTATCCGTGACATATGTCATCGGTCGTGAATTGATTATGGCTTCTCTATCACATAACACCGTCGTCATCTGTTCATATGTTAAAGAAGATCGACCTAAGACTCttaataatcttttaagaatACCGATCAGTCGCTCCGAATACCGATCAGTCGATCTCCACTCCACCAAGAGGCAGTCGGTGGGTTAAACTTCCACTTAATAGGATGAAGAGCAGTGTCAATTACAATAAGGCTCCAATCCAGCTTACTCAGCAGATTAGAAGCACCCACAAAATTAGAGTCATTGTCACAATAGATAATGCTGCATCGTCCCCTACGGGCTATGAATCTGCGCAAAGCCAGTAAAAATGATTGCGTAGATAAAGAAGTCACTAATTCGATGTGTATAGCCCTATAGATAGCGCAGGTGAAGAGACATGCCCAAGACTTCTTATTATCTCTGAGAAATAGTGGCCCAGCCAGGTCAATGCCACAGATTTCAAACACAGCAGCTTCTCGGATTCGGTCCTCCGGAAGATATGCAGTAAGAATATCAAGCTTCTTTGCAGAATGTCTCTTACAGACAACACATTTTGATAAGATGGATCTCACTGTCTTTCTACCATGTAGAATCCAAAATCGCTCTCTCAAAATGTTAAGCAACATTTGAGTTCCGGCATGAACGTTGTTTACGTGATAGTATATCACTATACGCTTTACAAGCTCATTTTTTGATGGTAAAATTGCAGGCGTCTTAAAGTCCTCGCTATCTGGTCgatataaaatctttgttttcaaCCGGATGATGTCGTTTCCATCTTTGAAAGCTCTCAGAGTTTTCAACTTTTCATCCTCTTCATTAACGAAGCTTTCCTTCTGTATTATTCTGATAACTGCATGTTCAGCTACAGAAATTTCCTCGGAATCAAAGATTCCATATTTTCGATCATCCCTAGAAATACGACTGTTATTAATAAATCGAAGTATCCAGGCAACGATTTTTACAGTCTTGTGATAGTTCGAAAActtgtaaataaaggaattgtcAGTTTTTTGAAGGCTCACCATAGATGATACTATTTCCTTTCTCTTTTCCTTCAACATTCCTTCTTCATTTACGGAGAATTCAGATCTAGGCCATTTATCGGATGGTTAATAGAGCCAAGGAGGACCATGCCAGCACTCTGTCTCCGACAGCTGTCGAACGGAACAACCTCTGGATGGTAGATCCGCCGGATTGATGGATCCAGGTACATAATGCCAATTTTCGGGTTTACTCGCCAATCTAATTTCTCGTATCCTGTTATATACAAATGGTGTCCAGTTTTCGCTACCTTTTATCCAACACAAGGCGGTACTGGAGTCAGTCcaaaagaaaattggaatatttcctaattttaaatctttaataactCTTTGCACCAGTCCGGTACCAATAGAGCAAGCGAACAGCTCTAGCCTAGGAATTGTAATAGCCTTCAGCGGAGCTACATTACTCCACTGAACCAACTGACATGAAGTCAAGTTCTTACTTTCACTCCTTAAATATATGCAGGTAGCATAAGCTGTTTTGCTTGCGTCACAAAACACGTGTATACTTAAACTGCCAGCATTATCAGGATCTTTTATTAAACGTCTAGGGATAGCAATTTTCCTAAGTAAACTCAACTGATTTCTCCAccttttgaatttcttaaagatttctgTTGGCAATTCGGAATCccaatttgttttcatttgccACAGTTTTTGTAACAACAATTTCGGGTATAAGGTAACAGGACAAGTATACCCAATAGGGTCGAAAATTTTATGAACTTCTGATAGTATTTTCCTTTTAGCAACAGGTCCATTATcttcacaattttcttttaaatttacagaaagtTTATCCGAGTTTAAAGACCATTGCAGGCCTAATACTGGGACAATTTTATTTGTCACACAGGAAACCTCTTCTGTTGAGGAGTGGGAATAATTATGCTCCCACCCTCTTAGGTCGAACTTCCTTTCTAGCATAACATCTTTAGCCACTTGAATGAACTCATGTAACTCAGTCTCAGTTTGTAAACTAGTTAGACAATTGTCCACATAGAAACTATTTTTCAGCTTCTCTACAACACCAGCAGGATATTTTGAGTTACCCATTTGTGCTTCCTCCAAAATCATTTCTAGATAGTACTGGATTACGGAATTAAGCAAGAACGGACTACTACAAATTCCGAAGACGACACGGCAGTGTCTAAAATATTTCAGCTCATTTTTTTGTTATAccaaagaaatcttaaaaaaatctttatcattttct
The Argiope bruennichi chromosome 6, qqArgBrue1.1, whole genome shotgun sequence DNA segment above includes these coding regions:
- the LOC129971244 gene encoding uncharacterized protein LOC129971244 translates to MLKEKRKEIVSSMVSLQKTDNSFIYKFSNYHKTVKIVAWILRFINNSRISRDDRKYGIFDSEEISVAEHAVIRIIQKESFVNEEDEKLKTLRAFKDGNDIIRLKTKILYRPDSEDFKTPAILPSKNELVKRIVIYYHVNNVHAGTQMLLNILRERFWILHGRKTVRSILSKCVVCKRHSAKKLDILTAYLPEDRIREAAVFEICGIDLAGPLFLRDNKKSWACLFTCAIYRAIHIELVTSLSTQSFLLALRRFIARRGRCSIIYCDNDSNFVGASNLLSKLDWSLIVIDTALHPIKWKFNPPTASWWSGDRLIGIRSD
- the LOC129971245 gene encoding uncharacterized protein LOC129971245, which produces MILEEAQMGNSKYPAGVVEKLKNSFYVDNCLTSLQTETELHEFIQVAKDVMLERKFDLRGWEHNYSHSSTEEVSCVTNKIVPVLGLQWSLNSDKLSVNLKENCEDNGPVAKRKILSEVHKIFDPIGYTCPVTLYPKLLLQKLWQMKTNWDSELPTEIFKKFKRWRNQLSLLRKIAIPRRLIKDPDNAGSLSIHVFCDASKTAYATCIYLRSESKNLTSCQLVQWSNVAPLKAITIPRLELFACSIGTGLVQRVIKDLKLGNIPIFFWTDSSTALCWIKGSENWTPFVYNRIREIRLASKPENWHYVPGSINPADLPSRGCSVRQLSETECWHGPPWLY